CTGTAGGACACatttgtgtggtggtggtgctCTGTAGGACACATTTGTGTTGTGGTGGTGCTCTGTAGGACACATTTGAGGTGGTGGTGCTCTGTAGGACACATTTGTGTTGCGGTGGTGCTCTGTAGGACACatttgtgtggtggtggtgctCTGTAGGACACATTTGAGGTGGTGGTGCTCTGAAGGACACatttgtgtggtggtggtgctCTGTAGGACACATTTGAGGTGGTGATGCTCTGTAGGACACatttgtgtggtggtggtgctCTGTAGGACACATTTGTGTTGTGGTGGTGCTCTGTAGGACACATTTGAGGTGGTGGTGCTCTGTAGGACACatttgtgtggtggtggtgctctgtaggacacatttgtgtggtggtggtgctCTGTAGGACACATTTGAGGTGGTGGTGCTCTGTAGGACACATTCGTGTGGTGGTGGTGCTCTGTAGGACACatttgtgtggtggtggtgctCTGTAGGACATatttgtgtggtggtggtgctCTGTAGGACACATTTGAGGTGGTGGTGCTCTGTAGGACACatttgtgtggtggtggtgctctgtaggacacatttgtgtggtggtggtgctCTGTAGGACACATTTGAGGTGGTGGTGCTCTGTAGGACACATTTGAGGTGGTGGTGCTCTGTAGGACACatttgtgtggtggtggtgctCTGTAGGACACATTTTTGTGGTGGTGGTGCTCTCTAGGACACATTTGAGGTGCTGATGCTCTGTAGGACACatttgtgtggtggtggtgctCTGTAGGACACATTTGTGTTGTGGTGGTGCTCTGTAGGACACATTTGAGGTGGTGGTGCTCTGTAGGACACATTTGTGTTGCGGTGGTGCTCTGTAGGACACatttgtgtggtggtggtgctCTGTAGGACACATTTGAGGTGGTGGTGCTCTGTAGGACACATTTGAGGTGGTCCTGCATTATGAACGTCTTTTTGGCTGATTTTTGCGTCCTTTCCTCGTCCATTATCCTTGTAGTCTTCTTAGTTCATTGTCCAGTTAGTCGTTGTAGTCACACATATTTTCAATGTCATAATCTATTGGTCCAACCAGCTGATTCTTTGTCCGTTTTCTGCTTTTCGTACACCGTAGTCGAAGGTAAATTcttcattaaaattaatgtcTCTCACTGCCTGTAGAAATATGTGTGGTCTTCCTTCTAATTTCCGTAGCACTGGCTTGCAATTAAAGTTTGTCTTGGAGTGGCTGATTAATCTCCCCACGGTTCCTTTTAGTAATCTTGGATGGCATTCACATGGCACTCTGTTTGCGTTGACACACATCTTTTTTCCTCCGTCAGAATAAAAAAGTACATAGTTGGCATCTTCGTCTCGTTCCTCGGTCCTAATGGCGGCTTCTCCTTCTTCAGCGGTTGTGTGCTTTCCGTGATAATCacatattatctccccttccctCACTATCTGGGCTGCGTTTCGTACTATCTTTCCTTTATCCGGCGATGTTGTGGTGATACATTTCGGCCATTCCTGTTTGTGTACTCTCTGCAGTAATGCCTCACCGCTTGTTTGGGAATCGGCGATGATCCTGGTTCTCCTAATAATGTCAGCCATGGCATTTTTGATGGCCATTTTGTCTACTTTCGACATTTTCAAGTGGCGATTACTGTTTGCTCCGCACACTTTTTTGACAATAACTTTGAAATCATTGTCTGTTGTGTCAAAATCTGGAACTTTAGAAATATGTTCTACCCTTCTCTTGGCGACCCGCCTGGCATGTCTGTCTAATATTAAGCTACCAATTTCTTTCAACTCTGCAACGTCACGCATATACTTTACACGTCTTATTATCCTTCCTGCAATATCTTTGTTGACCTTGTAGTCTGCCTGAATTGTTCCAATTGGAGGGATTGCCGCTCCCGTCAATGTATAATTACTTCTACTGATATCATAGATTACGTTGTCTGCTAACTCATTTATCATGACGTCTCTGCTGGTCCCTTCTGTTTCTTCGTCTGAGCTAATGTTATCAGGTGTTGCCTCCCTTAAATCGCACACTCCTTCGCGTATCTCCTGCTGTTCTGCTGCAACTCCCACTGAAGTTTCCTTTGATGTCTTCGTGGTGGTTGTTGCTGTCTCAGATAGGTCGCTGCCTCGCAAGTAGTCTATTGACTCTGCTGCGGCTATTACCTTTGATTGATCCAGGTGTCTATAATGCCTATCTCTAATGTTCTCACTATGGCAGAGCAGCGTAGAAAGAACACCTTGCTGATTTTCGCCAAGGATTTGCGAGCTCGTTTCAATCGCTTTTCTGGAAACGTTCGCTGTTAAGATGTTCTTACATTTGAACATCTGCTGAATTTTCTTGACTCCATCCGTCACTTTCCTGAACACGTTCCCGTCATGTTGGAGTATCAAATGTGTCTTTTCTCCCATTCTCTCTACGATATATTTCCTGACATTTTCTATATAGTGTTCCATGAACGAGACCATGTGATCCTTCAACACTAGTTTTGCCGCATACTGACTCGCAGTCTTGTGCTCCGCTATGTTGACGACGACATACTCCTTTCCATTACGTGTTTCTTTCTTATGAAGTGCTCTTTGGTAGTCTTCAAGTAAGATGTTCGTTACGGAACCGGGTCGCATTCCAAGGCCTAAGCATGCGTATGCCCCAATGTAGTAATTGAGGTGTGCCACTTCCTCACGACTCTTTGGACCTGTTTTCTGCACTAGTTTCATCATAGTTTTTTTCGCTTTTTCTATTACTTCAAAGCATTCATTGACGGTTGGTGGCGCCTCTGCTCTCACCCTGTTCTGCCTGTGCTCAGCATTTACAGTCCTCTCATTGCCTGTGAATTGGTCGTTAACTTCCACTGAAACTGATTGGATGAGTCGCTGCTGTTCTACTGTCAGTTGCTCGAATTTTTTCTCTTGTAAGAACTTAATCCATATCTTCAGGCTCTTCAGGTAGTTGGCGATTGTAGACGGTCTTATGTGAACCCCCTTCAAAAGTTCTACGAAGTTTTTGATTCCTGCAGGTGACATTTGTTCCAATCTAAATATCGGGTTTCGCTCTCCCATATGAAACATTACCCTCGTTATGTAACTGACGTGGTTGTTGATAACATGTTGATCTTTCTGTAAGGTTACCATCCTGTCTTTAAACTCGCAGAAGTAATCTTGGTCCTTATAATCTTGTGGAACACGTAGAATCTGGTCAAGGTACTCCCTCTTCGATTTCGTCTCGTACAGCAAATCTTTTGGATCTTTCTTTTTGTGGCTTGGCGATGGGTTAGAGGATACAGTTACACTACCCTTCTGTTTATTTTT
The DNA window shown above is from Argopecten irradians isolate NY unplaced genomic scaffold, Ai_NY scaffold_0021, whole genome shotgun sequence and carries:
- the LOC138311383 gene encoding uncharacterized protein — encoded protein: MEQETDTRGSNQREDNADQGKKESGHITYRHPVVTCPWCCKPVQQVIRHMTSGCIVRFDYFKSDEKPEVKKRIAEKDFNYLKEGQKKFHRNVFFTVEELKERFGNSELLPKIIEAFMDFGHVQVPQNLVNIGRYEPQQRFRNGLVANVTLDNLEEKYGATSSTAGTKLAGATASTAGPPQTIVSDSESHAVENDFHNGLEDMHELQFEEVVSELDDRETSELETLLENTNYDSDFAEVPEHELSSPIRPVKRRSNVIMSDTDEEDIAPEKKTKTAEKPTTRRSPRLKNKQKGSVTVSSNPSPSHKKKDPKDLLYETKSKREYLDQILRVPQDYKDQDYFCEFKDRMVTLQKDQHVINNHVSYITRVMFHMGERNPIFRLEQMSPAGIKNFVELLKGVHIRPSTIANYLKSLKIWIKFLQEKKFEQLTVEQQRLIQSVSVEVNDQFTGNERTVNAEHRQNRVRAEAPPTVNECFEVIEKAKKTMMKLVQKTGPKSREEVAHLNYYIGAYACLGLGMRPGSVTNILLEDYQRALHKKETRNGKEYVVVNIAEHKTASQYAAKLVLKDHMVSFMEHYIENVRKYIVERMGEKTHLILQHDGNVFRKVTDGVKKIQQMFKCKNILTANVSRKAIETSSQILGENQQGVLSTLLCHSENIRDRHYRHLDQSKVIAAAESIDYLRGSDLSETATTTTKTSKETSVGVAAEQQEIREGVCDLREATPDNISSDEETEGTSRDVMINELADNVIYDISRSNYTLTGAAIPPIGTIQADYKVNKDIAGRIIRRVKYMRDVAELKEIGSLILDRHARRVAKRRVEHISKVPDFDTTDNDFKVIVKKVCGANSNRHLKMSKVDKMAIKNAMADIIRRTRIIADSQTSGEALLQRVHKQEWPKCITTTSPDKGKIVRNAAQIVREGEIICDYHGKHTTAEEGEAAIRTEERDEDANYVLFYSDGGKKMCVNANRVPCECHPRLLKGTVGRLISHSKTNFNCKPVLRKLEGRPHIFLQAVRDINFNEEFTFDYGVRKAENGQRISWLDQ